The stretch of DNA GGACCCGACCAGATCGACGAGGTGCGGCTGAGCCGGGCCCTCTACACCGACGGTGTCCCCGACCCGGATCTCCTGATCCGCACCAGCGGCGAGATGCGCCTGTCGAACTTCCTGCTCTGGCAGATCGCCTACACGGAGCTGTGGGTGACCCCGACACGCTGGCCGGACTTCGCGCCCCGCGACCTGTACCTGGCCGTGGCGGATTTCCAGCAGCGCGATCGCCGCTTCGGGCGAATTTGATGCCCGGGGCGCACGGCATGCCGCTGCCCACGCCGCTGGAGAGGTCCACGTCCTCCCGGTGGAGCGAGCTGGCCAAGCGCACCCTGTCCACCATCGTCCTCTTGCCCCTCTTCATCTGGATCGTCGTGGGCGGCGTCCCCTTCGCGTTCGATCTCATGGTCGTCGCGGTGGGCATGCTGGCCAGCTGGGAGTTTTCCCGGATGTTCCAGCGGGCCGGCGTGCCCGTATTCCGCGACGCGGGCGTCGTGCTGGGCGCCCTCCTGACCGCGAGCTTCATCGCCCCGGAGCGGCTTGCCGTGGTGGCGGCGGCCGCGGTGATGATGGTGCTCGCGCTCAGCCTCACCCGGCCCGAGCCCGGGCCTGCCCGCTGGCAGGCCGTGGCCGTCACCCTTCTGGGTCTGGCCTGGATCAATGCCCTCCTCGGCCACACGATATTGCTGCGCGCCTTGCCGGAGGGGGTCCACTGGGTGCTCCTGCTGGTGTGGGTGACCTGGGTAGGAGAGACGGCGGCCTATACGGTGGGATCTCTCGTCGGCCGGCACAAGCTGGCGCCGCGCATCAGCCCGGGCAAGACCGTTGAGGGCGCCCTCGCCCAGTTCCTCCTCTCACCCCTGGCCGCGCTTGCCGCACAGGGCTGGCTCTTCCCGGGGCTTGGCACGAGGGACGCGGTGCTCGTGGGCCTCCTGCTGGGCGTGGTCGGTCAGATCGGCGACCTCGCCGAGTCCGCGCTCAAGCGGAGCCTCGGCACCAAGGACACCGGTCAGCTCATCCCTGGTCATGGCGGGATGCTCGACAGGGTGGACGGCCTCCTCTTCAACGCGCCCGCCCTGTTCTATTATGTGACGCACGGGAGGATCTGGAGCGCATGAAGCGGGTAACCGTGCTGGGAGCGACGGGCTCGGTGGGGCGGCGCGCCTTGGAGCTGTGCGCCCACTTCCCCGACCTCTTTCGCATCGAAGGCCTGGCCGCGCGCGGTTCGAACCCGGAGCTGGTGGCGGAGCTCTGCCGCGTCCACCGGCCCAGGGTTCTCGCCCTCATCGATGAGCGCGCGATCGACATCGTATCGGGCGCGCTGCCGCATCCGCGACCCGAGATCCTGGCCGGCCCGCGCGGGCTCGAGACTCTCGCGCGCGAGGTGGACGCCGACGTGGTGCTCTCCGCCATCGTGGGCGGAGCGGGTCTCCTGCCCACCATGGCCGCCGTGGAGTCCGGCAAGGCCGTGGCCATCGCCAACAAGGAGCCGCTCGTCATGGCGGGCAGCCTCATGACGGCCGCCGCGCGCCGGAGCAAGGTGCCGCTCCTCCCCGTGGACTCCGAGCACAGCGCCATCTTCCAGTGCCTGGAGGGACACAAGCGCTCGCAGGTGCACCGGATCCTCCTCACGGCATCCGGGGGGCCCTTCCGCCAGACGCCTCCGGAGCGCCTGGCCTCCGTCACGGTCGCGGACGCGCTCAATCATCCCACGTGGAAGATGGGCGCCAAGATCACCGTCGACTCCGCCACCCTGATGAACAAAGGGCTCGAGATCATCGAGGCCCGCTGGCTCTTCGACATGCCGGCCGAGCAGGTCCAGGTCGTGGTGCATCCGCAGTCCATCATCCACTCCATGGTCGAGTACGTGGATGGCTCGGTCATCGCCCAGCTCGGGGTGGCCGACATGGGGATCCCCATCCTGTACGCCCTGAACCATCCCGACCGACTGCCGTGGCCCGACGAGCGGCTCGACTTGACGAAGGTCGGGGCCCTGACCTTCGAGGCGCCCGATATCGCGCGCTTCCCGTGCCTCCGGCTGGCTCGCGAGGCTCTCTCGGCCGGCGGCTGCGCGCCCGCCATCCTGAACGCCGCCAACGAAGTGGCGGTGGCGGCCTTCCTCGAGGGCCATGTGGGTTTCCTCCAGATCGCCGATCTCATCGCCCGGGCGCTCGACCGCGTGCCTCCGCGTCCTCTCGACAGCATCGGGACGTGCGTGGAGGTGGATGCCGAGACGCGCCGGCTCGTGGAAAGCTGGCTGCCCGCCGCCGCGGCAGCCGGGTCGCCCGGGAGGGCTGTCCGTTGACCACCATCATCGCCTTCGTCGTCGTCATCGGAATTCTCATCCTCATCCATGAATGGGGTCACTTCGTGGTCGCGCGTCTGTCGGGGGTCGGCGTCGAGCGCTTCTCGATCGGCTTCGGCCCCGTCCTCTGGCGCATCAAAGGCAAGGAGACCGAGTACTGCCTCTCCGCCATCCCCATGGGCGGCTACGTCAAGATGATGGGCGACGACGAGAACCCGCTCGAGGGCGGCAAGACCGACGCGGTGGACCCGAAGAAGTCGTTCAACCTCAAGCCCGTCTGGGTCCGCTTCCTCATCGTCTTCGCCGGTCCCGGCATGAACTTCGTGCTCGCCGTGCTCCTGACCGCCCTCGCCTTCATGGTGTGGGGCCGTCCGGTGGTGCCCGCCCTGGTCGGCCGCGTGGCCGAAGGCAGCGCGGCAGCCCAGGCGGGGGTCAAGCCGGGCGACAAGATCGTCGCCGTGGATGGCCGTCCCGTCCAGTACTGGGACGAGGTGCTGGCCCAGGTTCAGGCCAGCAAGGGCCGGAGCCTGCGCCTGGACGTCACCGACGGTGCCCGCACACGCCAGGTCACGGTTACCCCACAGCGAGTGGCCGGTCGCGACATCTTCGGCGATGAGCAGGACTACTGGGACCTCGGGGCCCGCCAGGCGGTATCGGATCAGGCGACCATCGGCGATGTCATTCCGGGAGGCGCGGCGGCCAAGGCCGGGCTCAAGCCAGGCGACATGATCGTGTCGCTGGAGACACAGCCCATCTCATCATGGGACGACTTGGCCGACGGTATCAGCAAGCGGGCGGGCCAGCCGACCGTGCTCGGCGTCAAGCGCGGAGATCAGGTGCTCACGGTAACGGTCACGCCCGCGCCGACCGGGCCCGACGGCAAGGGGCGCATCGGCATCAGCCATTCCATGGCCCCCGCCGCCGGCGCGGTGTTCGTTCGCTCCAATCCGCTCGCCGCCATCCGGGACGGCGCGCTCAAAAC from Candidatus Methylomirabilota bacterium encodes:
- the rseP gene encoding RIP metalloprotease RseP, which encodes MTTIIAFVVVIGILILIHEWGHFVVARLSGVGVERFSIGFGPVLWRIKGKETEYCLSAIPMGGYVKMMGDDENPLEGGKTDAVDPKKSFNLKPVWVRFLIVFAGPGMNFVLAVLLTALAFMVWGRPVVPALVGRVAEGSAAAQAGVKPGDKIVAVDGRPVQYWDEVLAQVQASKGRSLRLDVTDGARTRQVTVTPQRVAGRDIFGDEQDYWDLGARQAVSDQATIGDVIPGGAAAKAGLKPGDMIVSLETQPISSWDDLADGISKRAGQPTVLGVKRGDQVLTVTVTPAPTGPDGKGRIGISHSMAPAAGAVFVRSNPLAAIRDGALKTWEWTQLTVKGMYKLITVQLAPSNIGGPIQIAAAAGEQARQGLPYLTLFTALISVNLAVLNLLPVPMLDGGHLLFFACEAVLGRPISVRKREIAQQVGFVLLMMLMVYAVYNDLSRLDVFHRFFR
- a CDS encoding 1-deoxy-D-xylulose-5-phosphate reductoisomerase translates to MKRVTVLGATGSVGRRALELCAHFPDLFRIEGLAARGSNPELVAELCRVHRPRVLALIDERAIDIVSGALPHPRPEILAGPRGLETLAREVDADVVLSAIVGGAGLLPTMAAVESGKAVAIANKEPLVMAGSLMTAAARRSKVPLLPVDSEHSAIFQCLEGHKRSQVHRILLTASGGPFRQTPPERLASVTVADALNHPTWKMGAKITVDSATLMNKGLEIIEARWLFDMPAEQVQVVVHPQSIIHSMVEYVDGSVIAQLGVADMGIPILYALNHPDRLPWPDERLDLTKVGALTFEAPDIARFPCLRLAREALSAGGCAPAILNAANEVAVAAFLEGHVGFLQIADLIARALDRVPPRPLDSIGTCVEVDAETRRLVESWLPAAAAAGSPGRAVR
- a CDS encoding phosphatidate cytidylyltransferase, with product MPGAHGMPLPTPLERSTSSRWSELAKRTLSTIVLLPLFIWIVVGGVPFAFDLMVVAVGMLASWEFSRMFQRAGVPVFRDAGVVLGALLTASFIAPERLAVVAAAAVMMVLALSLTRPEPGPARWQAVAVTLLGLAWINALLGHTILLRALPEGVHWVLLLVWVTWVGETAAYTVGSLVGRHKLAPRISPGKTVEGALAQFLLSPLAALAAQGWLFPGLGTRDAVLVGLLLGVVGQIGDLAESALKRSLGTKDTGQLIPGHGGMLDRVDGLLFNAPALFYYVTHGRIWSA